From the genome of Aquila chrysaetos chrysaetos chromosome 8, bAquChr1.4, whole genome shotgun sequence:
AAAATCTAACTGGCACAAATACTCTGAAGCAGGAATACACCCCCCTTCTCTGACTGCAACGCCTAGAACTAGTTTACAGCTCACCCGCGTAAAGGCGACACAGAGCATCACGGGGCCACCGCCACCAATATTTGAGATAATTCGGAGAGACTGTGCAGTTTCCTGGCGATAGCTGACGTTATAAGTATGCGAGGGAGCAATCGGCGTCTTCTGCGTTACTAGCACTAGATGGCAcatgttctgcttttttaagaACAACGCTTTCTGGTTTATAAAGTTTACCTTGGTCAACCGACCAAATTTCCGGCGCGGAGTCTTCACCCATACAGGCTTCTGAGAATGTTTCTATTTTGGACCAATTATGGTCTTTTTTGGTTGTAAGATCTATTAAGAAACTTCTCCAGTGAACACTGCGGTCATgaatctaggaaaaaaaaagggggggggggggaacaacaattttatctgattttttttcctaacagtaACTTTAATAACTGAACACTTAATCCAGTGCAAAATCAAATAGTATCGGGTTTAAGTCTGTGATCCTGCACTCAAATGCAAAAGCTGAACTCTGAAACGCAAGaacaagtctgttttgccaaCTCTGCACTGATTTTCTGGCTCCGCTGTCATGGAACGCTTCCAAAAGAAGCTAGAGTTTTAGCATACAGGCAAACATTAACTTAAAAACTTGTAATTGGAAAAAACCCTTATGTTCTGTTTTAGCAGTCACTTCAGGGACCTGAAGGGCTCCGAAAACAGCTAAGCTCAGCAATCCATGTTTCGGCATATCGCAACACTGGAAACACATAAAATCATATTCATCTGCAACACGAAGATGTTATAAACCATCATGTTATGGCCTCTGCTTAAGAGGCTTAAAAGACTGCAGAGACTGTAGTAACATAAAATGCAGCACCGTTcgttttttaagaaaaggattCAATCAgtaataagcattttaaataaccaCTAAGAttagattttccttttgaagacaACAGAACAAGTTGGGAGATGACTGGTTTGACAGCCAGCAgtgggagctgctgtgctgttgGACTGAGGAAAACTCTGCacacttcagaaatatattttttaaaagctgtctgTAGAAGGTAGATCAATTCCCCAACCCTAATAGTCATTCTTCcgcaattttttttaataaagatcaGAACTTAAGCACCAATGTGAGCCCTCATTAAGCAAAGAAACTTCACTCAGTAGCTAAAAGTCACCACTGCAGTCTGCCTGCCACAGAGACACCGGAGGGGCAGCGTACCGACACGTGTCTGCGCAAGGTGGACATGTCCGTGAAGGTTCTCTCGCAAGCTCTGCACTTGTACGGCTTTTCCCCAGTGTGAATACGCTGGTGGCGCCGGAGAGCGCCCTGTTGGGTGAACGTTTTCCCGCACTGTTCGCAGAAATATGGACGGGTCtctaaaaacaacaaaaaagcccccaacCAACGGGAAGCACAGAGTTAGAAGGCAGGTTCTTTTGGGCCCGattgcagcagagaaaaagcataaggaatttttaaaagatcagtaTTGCTAAAGTAGTGTACAAAGGAGATACGTGCTTGGGGGCCCTGGTTTATGTGATAAACACTTCTTGGCTGCGAGGGAAAGCCTAAGAACAGCTCCCTGATCTTGCAAGGGGAACAGCAGCAACTacagctgctctctgctccaACATCCTTCAGCAGCGCCTTGCTGAACAAGTTGGGATCAGTATGAGCCCTGCTTCTCCTCATTCACTTAATTCAAGGAGCTTATAAAAGTggttctgaaacaaaatgtcaCCGTCCAACCTGGAAAGTACTTCAGATCCAAGCTTCCAGTGCCACTTATTTTCCCAGCCCTGAATAGTTTGTTTCATTACCTGCATGGACGTTACTGTGCTGGGCTAGCGAGGCTCTCAGTCCAAACGCCTTCCCACAAACCTCGCACTTGTAGGGCTTAGCACCCATGTGGCATCGTTTGTGGCATTTTAAATACTCATTGGtggcaaaatgttttccacaCACATCGCACTTAAATAGGCGCTCTCctgaagtaaagagaaaaagacattcCGAATTCTTTCAGCACAATTTTGTACTTCAAAGCTGGTTTTCAGATGTCTTTCTATCCCTAGTGTTCCTTCCTGGTACTCAAAGTCTCTTCTGCGAGTTACAAAAAAAAGCGTGCACCTTCTTCAAATCCCAACTAGCAATTTCTAGCAGTATAAAGGGAGGCAATGGGAGAAACCAGGTGGAAAGAACAGAAGTATTTAATGCCTACCTGTGTGGGTCCTTTTGTGGCCAGTCAGTTTGCCTTTATCAGCAAAGCAAGCCCCACAGTCCTCGCAAATATATGGCTTTTCCCCTGTATGGGATCTAAATGAAGTGGAACACAAATGACTATTAATAAATTAGCTCTTGTAGTACATtcttaaaataacatatttgAAATTACGTTCTACACACTACAGGCAgcatacttcattttttaaatgaagtggaaaaaagcaCATTCAGCTCACTCAGGAAATGGTGCGTTTGCCAGTGTAGGTGCTACACTAAAGCACTAAAATTCCCATTTAAGGTTTAGCTTTTCCTCACTCTCAGGCCCTACAAAATCCACCTCTCTTCCACAGGTTATAGCTCATAGTATCAGCATCGGAAGGGAGAAAGCAAGGAAGACaacaagctgctgctctgctagAGACTGAAAGTGCATCCAGATTGTCCCCAGCACAATGCCAGCAGCAGATCTCTTGGGACATTGTGGGCCACATTCTTGGCTTCTGCAATCCCTCAGCCTCATGTCCTCTGGCCTGCAAACTTTAGCTGGCAGGATATTCccatttttaagacaaaaggCACCACCAAAGAAAGTCAGGCAAGCAGTGCTTCCAAATGCATGCTGAACATCTGACTTTAAACTAGCTCCAATCAGAGAAAGTCCGAGCCCAATGTTTGGTCTTATCATTGTGCTGACTTTCCTTATTCCAACCCAGATAGTAAGATGTGGAAAAGTACGCGTAATTTTGAGCTGTTGggcaaaatgctgcaaatatGAGACAGCCAGTTACCCAACATAAAGCCCCCAAGTCACTGTTTTGTTGCAGTCATACCACATGTCACATGTGGCGCAGCTCTGCTGCGTTTCTACTGACAGAGATTATCTTgacatttcagatgttttgctGGTCCTGAATCAGTATACctcacaattttttaaatcactgtcaGAACACTTAGGAGACGGAAGAAAACTACTGTCCCCATTGTATGGGTCCACAGTCTCTAGTAGTGgcatttctctcatttcttctaGCCCTCCAACAGTTAACCTCCTCTTATAAGCTATCTGCTATGCTCCCTGTTTGGAGAAAGATGGGAAATTCCATGGGATGATTCACCCTCTCCGGGAAGAGGACACATTTAAGACAGACATCACTGGAGAGCAATTCATCCAGTCTAGCTCCAATGACTACAGTGGGAGCCTAGATGAGAAGTCCAGCTTTTGTACTGCATACAAGAAATGAAATCCCACACTAAATGACTTGCTCGGAGTGATAAAGAGCGAGCAGGGCTCAGCATCTAGGTCTCTGAGGTCCTTGACTAATTCTTCAGCCTATGCTACTTTTTATCGGTGAAGGCCATCATCTTATTTTGAAGACTGTCTCAAATGACTGGCTTTTGCTTACAAGTTCGGATAGAGCATCTGTTTCAAAATCCCTACCAAAACTGATGCAATGACCAGCTGCAGACAAAGCCTTTACGTAAAAGAATTAATCACAGATACTACAGAACAAATCATATCCCAGTGTTCCTGTTATAAGGACACACAAGGAGAACTGACTCAGAACTGGGAagtcagaagaggaaaaagaagtgctGAAGTACACTGGGCATGCAGGGAGCGGTAACGGGAGAAGCAGTACTGTAGGCTGACCTGGTATGGATCTTAAGCTGCGATGGCTGAGCAAATTTTGAATGACAAATGCCACATTCATAAGGTTTTTCTCCTGTATGCGTCCGCATATGAAACACTAGTGCTGTTCGGGAGCTGAGGATCTTCCCAcaaacagagcagagagggCGTTTGACTCTGCCTTCATGCTTCCGCATATAATGTGTCCTCacatctctctttcttttaaaagtagcaTTGCAAAGGGTGCAGGCAAACTGCCTTTCTTCAGTGTGCACACAGGCTCGATGCTCCTTCCAGCTGTTGTAACTAGCAAACGACTTGCTGCAGATGTCACACTGATAGACTTTACCAGGCAAGCACTGATGGACATCTCTGCAGTGATCCACATACTTTTTCCGGGAAACAAACTGCTCATTACACTTATCGCATCTTATTACATAGGCAGATTTCTTATTCACCCTGCTTTTATTTaccttctttattttaaacccTTCACCTGATTCACGTTCTTCAACATCCTTCTCATTAGAGCATTCATCATCCTCATCATCCTCCTCAGTACAGACCTCCTCATTATCTCTACTATCTTCAACTTCTGAATACCCCGCTTCGTAATCTACCTCCTCCTCGCCCTTCACGCTCATTTCACCTTCATCTTCATTCTCTCCTTcactcattttttcccttcttgcttCAGCTTCCTTGTATTTCCGCTTCTGTTCTTCTTGCTCAGTGCTGCAGTCTGCTTCGGTAACAGAGGAACCCCCGGGTTCTTCCTTACGACTCATGGCCTCTTCGTGCCTCGCACACTTTCGTCGTTCAGCCTCCGATGTCACATCCCACATCTCTCTGTCAGGATCTTTGTCACAGGTTGTTGCGTTTGGTCTATGCGCAGCTGGAACTACCATCCAATAGACAGGCATAAGTTTCCTCTCTTGCCCAGACTCatggatttttctgttaaaataaacaaacaacaggGCACAACTTCAATAAGTTTAATTGTTTCAATTTGGACATGTTTGCCCTGGAGGAAGagttgtttccttttaattgttCTTCACACCATTTAAGAAATTAACAGCATGTTTGGAGAGCCAAACAACAGGGAAATTTTATGTAGAGTTGGACCagataattaaagaaaattaaaagctctCAGTTCATCAAGGATGGAGCCCCTCAAGTATATGTATTTGTCATCTGACTAGTAACATAGGATGGACTGTACATTTTCCTCCAAGACCATGCTGGACAGGGTAAGAAATTATGGACATAAAACAAGGGAAATATAGATTAAATGTCtatatggaaaaacaaaacagatgccCTCGTAAGCCATCAACTGCAGCAGTTAACTCTACTCATCACTACTCAGTGTGTGGAACAAGCTACGTCATTGCACTTGCTACACATCTGGATTGTTTCTTCTGCTACTGGACTGAACTACAAGcaaatgttgacattttttaaaaagggaagctGAAATCCAGTAGTAAACCACATATCTCCTGTATCACACAGGCAGGGTATGGAGATGTTTGACATGTACGGTGGCTTTTGCAGATCTGGAAACTACTGCGCATTTTCAACATCTTGTTTACAGTCAAGCAGCACTCAGTAAGTCTATCTGGAAGCTCACACTACCCAGCAAAACAACACGCAGGGTATTTGGCTGACAAAAACCATACTAAAAAGCACCACACTGCCCTGACGTTTATGAAATGGGCATTTTCTTGTGCATTTTAAACAGATGCCGATTCTTTTCAGGCTCctatttaaaaacccaaacctgaggCTTCCAAAATCACCTAAGAGATATGGCTGCACAAGTCCCCTTTGATTCAACAGGAAACGTTCACCTAAATTCCCAGTCTGGGAGACGTCAATCCAGTAATCTGGACTGAGAGCTTGATGAggtcaagtgaaaaaaatctgtcctgaTTTCGACACACTTGTGATCAGATCCAAGGAATTCTGGAATTAAAGCAGCGAGGACTTCAGGAATGCTTTTACCCTGGCgcccagaaagaaaacacattttcctgcGCGCGcatggacacacacacagagaatgCTGTACCTTACGTGAGTATTGTAAGCAGACCTCTGAGCAAAGCTGGCGGGGCAGCGTTCACATTTATAAGGTTTCTCCCCGGTGTGTGTTCGTATGTGGACTGTCAGGCCACACTTGGAACTGATGACCTTGTCGCAGTACGGGCAGGCCTGGGGATCCCGCTTCTTCTCATGCACCCTGCGGATATGGTCGTTTATGTCCTTCTGGCGCTTAAACCTCTTGTCACAAAACACACAGGAGAAGCCCCGCTCATCACTATGAACAGTGAGGTGGTGCTGCCGGAGGTTCTGGTGAGTGGAGAAAAGCTGCTCACATGCGTTGCAGCTGTACTTGACAGCCAGATTAACGGCATGCCTGAGCTCCATGTGTGACTGGTACTGCTTGATAACACGGAATGATTCGTCGCACTTCTCACACGCAATCTGCGGCAAGACTTTGGCCACATGCCGCGGTGATTTCCTACGTTCTGTTTTACTGGCAAATTTGgaaattaaactgttttcatCTTCCCACTGCTCAGGCAGAGTGTTCCTAATTACTACACAGGCTTTCTTTGACTCAGTCTGACTTAGGAGAGAATGactgttcttgttttccagaCTAACGATATCCATGCTGAGTCTGTTTCTGGTATCTGTCTTGTTACATTTTGGTAGCTTTGCGGTCCTGGATTTTGGGTCTGGAAAAGCGGTGTCCCCTTGCTCCAGGCTTGCTGGCTGGCCTTCAATGAGATCGTAGCCAGCCAGCAACTTCTTATGTTTTTGCCTATCCCAAAGTTTCCTCTGCATGGGTATTGCCACAACTTGGGAAGAGTTACTCAGTTTGTGGTCCTCCTCTTGCTGGATGCGAGTCCACTGTGGTGCACCATTTTCACACAGCTGACCTTTCAGATGGAGGCTCAGATCTAACCCCTTCCTGCCCTCTGCTTTCACTTCTTCACAAATGTCAAGCAAATCCTTGCATTCAAGTCTTTCAGCTATTTCTTTCATCCGTTGCAGTTTTTCTGCTTCAATCTCCACTTCTGCAGTGTAAACAAACTCCAGGAAGGAGGTGAACTCTTCTGTGTAAATATCTTGTAGAGTCACTGTGCAATTCTTGGTGTCCAGCATCTCATCATGCAGGAAAAGCCCCTTGAAATAGTTGCTGGAAGCTGCCAAGACAGCTTTGTGAACCAGAAACTCCTCCTGAATTCCGAGATGTTGTGTGTGAACTGTCACGTCACAGAGGTGACCGAACTGGTACAGAGAATGTAGGGCCCTCAGGAGGTTAGGAGCAGCAACCTTGGATTTcattagaattttctttttctccatcctgccagaaaaacagacaaatgtTTGAGTGcttgctcttcctcttccatGAGCTATCTTTTCATTCATATATGACATCAATCACTTACACAAAAAGCTCAGTGGAGATCCATGTCCTAATTCCTAATTTACAAGATGTGGCAAAGACCTCAAGGTTGCTTCTATCAACGCAACCATCATCAGCAAATACACTTGGTTTATGAGGCACAGACTTAGATTTACGCTCTAGAATAATCCTTCAAAGCAAATATTCTGTAGCACAGATGGCAACAGTAAAAGAATACGATTAACATGACTGGCCCAGCTTAATAATAAAACACTCTTCATACAAGCATTTTTCAACAGTAGAGGTCACACCAGTTTATGGCAGAAACAAGCATCTTTCCCCACTCTTGTACAAAGGGGGAACTGAAGCATAGCAAGTCACTTCACTTCCGATTGCTTCCAGGCTGGTGTTGAAATAGAGCCTGTGTTTTCACAGTCCCGTACCAAGCTCCACTCGctgcccccagcagcccctTGTGCCAAAGCAGGGGGATAAATCTTTGAATCTCAttcaattttgtttctgttttttttccccaagtaaaCAATCAGGCCTAGGGGTTAATAATGATAGTTAGTAAGCTTCTATTGTATTTGGCCACTTAAATAATATACAGGGACAAACTACCTATCTAGAAATAGCTACAGATTTTTTGAAAAGGTAATagtgttttatttgaaaaatatttcaaaactgctCCTTCTCAATCAACAGAGGGGTCAGAAGTTTTCtgacattttgacattttcagaaagaacaagTTGCACTTCCCCACCAGCTCTAGAGGCAGACACTAGCTATTATTAGAGTAAATCCGATGCCTGAGAACTCTGTGGCTTTCCTGTCTCAACCCGCATATGACACCTACACCGCTGGAACAAAAAGTCTCATTTACCCTTGCCCATAAAGGACAACAACAATGCTGTCAACCTTACTGAGGCCTTTGGATGCTCTGATCTGATCCTCTAAGCTGATATTCCTGATCtagcataatttttaaatgtctgttgTTTAGCACATGCTTACAACAGCTTTGTAACCAAGGGAAAAACATTAGGCCAAAATAAACAGACGAATCAATTTGTTATTGCTTAAAGGCTCCGTTTAAGCTTGGCTTGCTGTGCTTCCCTCTCACAGTAATAATGGTTGGCAGAAAATGACACCAAACTGTACTTTCACTTCTCATCTAAATTATGTTTGACATTATATTAAATACATTCCTGGCAGATATAAACTGTCTGATTAAGAAGACAAATGTGTCTTCAATTTAAAGTACCAGGAAGTCAAACACAATACATAGCCTAGAGTGAATAGGTTTGAATAGCAAGCTTAAGAGATAGCTTTGAGAATACTCTTCCTAGTACAAGCTACTGCAGC
Proteins encoded in this window:
- the LOC115344995 gene encoding GDNF-inducible zinc finger protein 1-like — protein: MEKKKILMKSKVAAPNLLRALHSLYQFGHLCDVTVHTQHLGIQEEFLVHKAVLAASSNYFKGLFLHDEMLDTKNCTVTLQDIYTEEFTSFLEFVYTAEVEIEAEKLQRMKEIAERLECKDLLDICEEVKAEGRKGLDLSLHLKGQLCENGAPQWTRIQQEEDHKLSNSSQVVAIPMQRKLWDRQKHKKLLAGYDLIEGQPASLEQGDTAFPDPKSRTAKLPKCNKTDTRNRLSMDIVSLENKNSHSLLSQTESKKACVVIRNTLPEQWEDENSLISKFASKTERRKSPRHVAKVLPQIACEKCDESFRVIKQYQSHMELRHAVNLAVKYSCNACEQLFSTHQNLRQHHLTVHSDERGFSCVFCDKRFKRQKDINDHIRRVHEKKRDPQACPYCDKVISSKCGLTVHIRTHTGEKPYKCERCPASFAQRSAYNTHVRKIHESGQERKLMPVYWMVVPAAHRPNATTCDKDPDREMWDVTSEAERRKCARHEEAMSRKEEPGGSSVTEADCSTEQEEQKRKYKEAEARREKMSEGENEDEGEMSVKGEEEVDYEAGYSEVEDSRDNEEVCTEEDDEDDECSNEKDVEERESGEGFKIKKVNKSRVNKKSAYVIRCDKCNEQFVSRKKYVDHCRDVHQCLPGKVYQCDICSKSFASYNSWKEHRACVHTEERQFACTLCNATFKRKRDVRTHYMRKHEGRVKRPLCSVCGKILSSRTALVFHMRTHTGEKPYECGICHSKFAQPSQLKIHTRSHTGEKPYICEDCGACFADKGKLTGHKRTHTGERLFKCDVCGKHFATNEYLKCHKRCHMGAKPYKCEVCGKAFGLRASLAQHSNVHAETRPYFCEQCGKTFTQQGALRRHQRIHTGEKPYKCRACERTFTDMSTLRRHVSIHDRSVHWRSFLIDLTTKKDHNWSKIETFSEACMGEDSAPEIWSVDQGKLYKPESVVLKKAEHVPSSASNAEDADCSLAYL